ATAGACCAAATTTATTGGATATATTCTAAATTAGTTAACTGACCATTTTGTGCATTCTGTGATTAATTGCATCTTCTCAACCTTCCTATGTTTTTATCTGAAGGAAGAAGGAAACAGTGCAGTTATCATGTCAGGAGGGTCGTCTGAGTCTTCCCCGTTATCTGGGCAAAATAGCTTTAGTTCTCTATCAAGTTTCAAGGACCTTGAACTATCTTCAGAGTCGGGTTGCTTGTCCATTGTTGTACTAGGTGCTTCTGGAGACCTTGCTAAGAAGAAAACTTTCCCAGCACTCTTTCACCTTTTTCAGCAGGTAATGTGAACGCAGTAGCAGTTTTTTACATATTATAATTATAAATCCACAAGGAATTGCAAACTTCTGATGCAAGAGTAGCAAGCAAGAGAAAAGGTTGATCTATCTGTTTTTGAAGTATATCATCAGTGCACAGTAGAACATCGTAGTATAATATATTTGCATTTTCTACATATAATATGTAAGTTCCATAGTTTTGCACATGTACAGAGTTGTGAACCTTAGTTGCTGCCTCTTCAATATCTACAGGGATTTCTGCAAGCTGGAGAAGTCCATATATTTGGGTATGCAAGATCAAATCTTTCTGACGATGGATTAAGAGAACGCATCCGTGGGTAAGATCCATTTTACTTGAATGAATTGATATAATTTCGTTACAGGATTACTATGTCCGTATGATGGGTTACTTCCTGTTTCCTCCTCCATTTTTTAGCAAGACGGGAATATTCCATTATTCTTTCTCTTTCTGAATATATAAATGCATTATTGCTGCAGATACCTCAATGGAGCTTCAGATGAACATCTTTCTCAATTTTTGCAGCTAGTAAGTTTCTAATATTGTGTATTACTCCTGAATCCTGAAATGTTCTACTTCTGTAATCATGTTGAATTTTTCTACAGATTAAATATGTTAGTGGTTCCTATGATAGTGGGGAAGGATTTGAGTTATTAAACAACACAATCTCTGATTATGAAACATCAAAAAACAATGAATCGGGAAGCTATCGCAGACTATTTTACTTGGCATTGCCTCCATCCGTCTATCCATCAGTATGCAAAATGATAAGATCATATTGCATGAATCCATGTAAGTACTTTGAAAAAGTCTCTCTCCAACTGAACTTTCCTGGAATTAATTATGCTAAAGATGTAGAAACAAATATTTGACTCTGTTCGGAAATAAAGAACCAATAGTGGGTTTTGTTGATGTCTTTTACATTTTTataagttttttcttttcttgttggTGGCTCATTTTGtgttcatctctagcctaccctaaATTGCTTGGGACTCAAAggatttgttgttgttgttcggAAGCGAAGAACCAATATTCTTCCTTTCTTTATTGTCTACCTAGTTTACTGGAAGTTGGAACATCCAAAGTTCCATTTTTTTTCAATGTAAAGCATTGTTCAACTTCTCAGAAGAATAATTCTGTTACCACTTTGCACCCTTGTTTCTCTGAATTGCTATTTCACAGAGGCTGATGCTGTTCACATCTTTGTGTCGATCATTCCTTTGAAAGTCCATGCAGATGTAGCTTGtacttttttttgtcttttctaGAAGCACTCAAGCCATGCTGATTCAAATTTTCACAAATGATTCAGAAAGATAACCAAGATTGATGCTTTAATTTGGAGTTTTATCATACTATCTAGTTTCCCCCGTTCTTTTCTTGTGCAGTTGTGCTAGAAATTTGTGATATCAATAATCAATTCATATTGTACTTTCAGCTTCACACACTGGTTGGACAAGGGTTATTGTTGAAAAACCCTTTGGAAAGGATTTGGACTCTTCAGAGAAACTGAGTGCCGAACTTGGAAAGCTGTTTGAAGAAGACCAACTTTATAGAATTGACCACTATTTAGGAAAAGAGCTGGTCCAGAACTTGGTAAAATATGCGACTTATAGTGGACTTTCTATTCTTCCTATATGTAACTGTTTCTCATATTACCGTATTTTTTCAGCTCGTGCTACGTTTTGCAAACCGCTTATTTTTGCCTCTCTGGAATCATGATAATATTGCTAATGTACAGGTAATGATCTTTTCTTGGTGGTTAGAgcccttctttctttttttaaatgACAAGTTGAATTTTCTTAGTTGATCCCACATCTTCTGTTAGTTTGCCTGAAAAAAGATGAATAAGGTTGAATAAAATTGATGTTGGAAAGCTGGAAGGTTTTCTGTGATTGTTATTCCAAATCTATATGCTTGCATGTAATAAATCATTTCTGCAGATCGTATTTAAAGAGGACTTTGGAACTGAGGGACGTGGAGGATATTTTGATCAATATGGGTATGTTGGAAGCAACTGCGTTATTATATGATGGTTCTTTGCATAAGCATTTGTTGTAAGCAGTAGGCACATATGGCTGCAACTGAAACTCAAGTTATAAAACATCTGTTCTATACTTCTATCTATTGTAAATGGTTTAGTTCCTTTGATCATGTGTctttatacttttttttttggggtgggggggggggggggggggattcacTTGCTGCTGTTTTCCTTCTCGCAATCCGAGTATCTGACTAAATTTTTGTTGATGCAGTATCATTCGTGATATCATTCAGAACCATTTGTTGCAGGTGAGGATATCCTTATGGACCTTTTCGCCTTTTGTTTAAATAATTTTGCAAACATTTATCGTCCATTTACTTTCTAATTTGAATCATAGCAGCAGTTGTTTACTGTAGGGACAGCCAATACTTAACATGCATTCAGTAGTACGGTTAATACTTTATATCATCACCATTATTATACTAAATCTTCTGAAGAGACACAGCAAATACCTGTCCTTAAAATTCCTCATAGATATAGCAATGTTATATTCTGGAATTGAGAGCTCTGGTATGACTGTTCCTCTAATTTGCAGGTCTTCTGTTTGGTGGCTATGGAAAAGCCAGTCTCTCTTAAACCCGAGCACATTAGAGATGAAAAAGTCAAGGTTCTACTTCTTGCATCCCTTTATTTTATCAGCTGACGAGAAACTGGCCTCTAGATACTTTCTTGATGTGATACGTGTTATATATCATTGTTGTTGCTTACAAAAATGCATTCGTTTTTGCCTTTTTACTCCACAATGCCAGGTTCTGCAATCAGTGGAGCCTATACAGCACGAAGAGGTAGTGATCGGGCAGTATGATGGCTACAAGGATGATCCTACTGTGCCAGATGAGTCCAACACCCCTACTTATGCATCTGTTGTACTGAGGGTACACAATGAAAGATGGGAAGGTAAATATTACTTGATGAgttattccaaaaaaaaactcgCAATATCAAGAAGTTCTGCAGACTTCCTTAACTAGACCACATTGTTGAGATTTGGCAGTTCCCGTTCTGTACACATATGCGGATATGCCATTATGATGAGACATGCTTCTGAATGCTGGAATGTTTATTTTGTACtgacatacaaatatttatatcATACAGGAGTTCCATTCATTCTCAAGGCTGGTAAAGCACTAAATTCTAGGAAAGCAGAGATACGTGTGCAGTTCAAGGATGCTCCTGGTGATATTTTCAGATGTGCGTACTAAATTCTTCATAATTTTAAATGAATTGCTAATTATGTTCCTGCAAATGCTTCTAACTGCTATtactcaaccccccccccccccccccccccccccgaacctTGATTTATATTGTTACTACAGACTTGAATGATTTTGTTTGAATGATCAAATTTCCATTTAAATTGTCTGTTTGTACTGAATGCATCTAATGCTTTGTGCTCGTTTTTACCATGATATAGGCAAGAAACAAGGAAGGAATGAGTTTGTTATACGCCTGCAGCCATCAGAAGCCATGTATATGAAGTTAACAGTATGTACATTTACTTTCGCAAAATCTAGCACTTGAGtttttcacttttgtcaaaGGGAAAAAAATACAACAAAATTGTCGGTTGAATATAAactgcatgaacttttgtaggTCAAGAAACCTGGACTGGAAATGGCAACTGAACAAAGTGAGCTGGACCTATCCTACGGGATGCGTTACCAAGATGTTAAAATCCCAGAAGCATATGAGCGTCTTATCTTGGACACGTATGCACTGCTCGATCCTAGTGCCAAATTTGTTTGCAACGCATTTAGTTACTTGCAAGTTTCagtaggaaaaaaaaagttcctTCCTCAGTCATGGTCTATTTACCAATGCCAATGTATGTTTTGACAGGATAAGAGGAGATCAGCAACACTTTGTTCGCCGAGATGAACTGAGGGTTTGTGATGATTTACCATACATGTGTACTTCCTTTGCAATTGGGTCCCTTGTAAATAACTGTCTGACAAGAGTGTTTTGTTGCTTTCAGGCTGCATGGGAGATCTTCACTCCTTTGCTTCACGACATCGATGCTGGCAAGCTGAAGTCCGTTTCATACAAGCCAGGAACCCGAGGACCGCAGGAGGCCGATGAGATGAGTAGGAGGATGGGGTATGTGCAGACCCATGGCTACATATGGGTACCGCCAATTCTCGCTAAGTTTTAGATTTTTTTGTCAGTTGCCGTGTAATCACATAATGGCAGAAAGGTCGCCTAATCTGAATGCGCAAACAAGCACTTGGGAAGAAGAGCCCTTGTAATACACGCGTCATGTAATAAGAGAAACTTCTGCGTGTTGAAAGTGTACCATTTACGATATGAAATAAAATTTTCATGCTGAGTGTACTTGCTGTTTATcaacttttttttctgaatatATTGGTTAACTTCTTTTTTCGTTGAGCTGCCACACGTAATTGCAGCTTTAACAGTTGCCAAGCAAGCTTAAAACCAATCTTAGAGACAAAGTTAAGACCAAAAATTTTCAGCTGCTTGTCACTTGCTAGTTCGAGTTCACTGTCCAGTCGTCAATGTTAGAAGCACAGAACATGGCATTCTGAATTATTCTGGTTCAGTTTGTTAACTAATTGGGTGAAAGGAAGCGAGCCTAACTCAAGCACTCAACTGGTTAGAGTGGGAGGTGGGGTTGTGCATCTCAACCACCCATGTTAAGATGTCTAGTTCCTCCTTGATGCTTCACAAACCGGTGATAGCAGGACCTTACAGTCGCCACAACAGCAAAGAAGGCTAGGCTTTTTGCTAATACCATCCATTTGCTCATTCAGTTAAGGTACACAGTACAAAGCATGTAAAGCAAGCATCATTCAGGCAGCAGCCCAAAACATACTTCACTCAGAATCTGcagtagtttcataattttgtGCCCCCACTGATAATTCATGAACAAAAACTTACTGGATCCAATACCAGCAATAAAACAAATTCAGCGTGTAACACAGCAACATACATAGCATGAACTCTGGCATTGTCACATCCACCCAATCCCCAGCGGGCCAACACTATTTTCTCACTCAGTCTTGATTAACTTCTTCACAATGCTCTGAAGAGCCGGAGCACTGGCGCTGCACTTCTGATCAGCAAAGCACGATCTCCCTTCCTCTGCCGCCTTGCACAGTTGAGGATCCATGGGCACCTTACCGAGGAAAGGGACCCCCATTTCGATGCACATCTTCTCTGCGCCACCCTTGCTGCTGTCAAACACCTCGCTGCACGCCACAACAGATAGGAGCTCGGGCGCTTTCTCCCTGATATAGTTCAGCACCCACTCCGTAGCGTCTGTCTCGCCTGACTCACCTGACTTCACGAATCTGAGATCTGAAAGTGGCTGCCTCAGGCCACTCATGTTCTCCACAACACCCAACACCGGAACACCGACCTTCTTGCAGAAATTTATCTCCTTCCTCACGTCGATTAGAGAGACCTGCTGCGGAGTCGTGACAATTATTGCACCATCGATTCCTGTGGCCTGGAGGTACTGCACAATCGAGATGTGTTCATCAGAGGTTCCTGGAGGTGCATCCACTACAAGATAGTCGATCTCCCCCCAGTCAACATCCTTTAAGAACTGCTTTATCAGTCCATTCTTGCGGGGACCCCTCCATATGACAGCATCATCTGGGTTAGGCAGCATGAAACCAATTGACATAACACCAAGGTTTGACTCGACATAGACCGGGGACCAGCCAAGGTTGCTTTGATGAATATCCTGACCCTCCAGCCCTAACATTTTTGGGATGCTAGGGCCACAGATATCTATGTCAAGAAGGCCAACCTGATGCTCCATTTCAGCTAGGGCAAATGAGAGCTGAGCTGAGAACGTGCTCTTTCCAACACCTCCCTTTCCAGACAGAACTAGTATCTTGTGCTTCACCGTAGCCAGCCGCTCAACAATAGCAACCACATCTGGAAAACAAAATCAGTATATAATTAGTTCACTTAGCTTTGAAGAAATAGAAGTGGCAACTAAATAGCATTCCTGGACATATTAGTCACCAATGGCTGCGGTATGATCGCACTAAAGAGTGTGCAGAAATCCAAACACACTAGTAAAAGATTATCAACTACCAGCATTGAGGCAATCacacaaatttcaacaatttaACCATGATGCTTTGCTGCGTGAAATGTAtccaaaataaattaaatatcACATTGAAGGTCCACCTTATTGTTATTCAGGTCAATTATCTATTTGCATCACTGACTAGAGTCACATTGTGGTCTTGATACCATACCCTTAAAAGAACCACTAAGTGTAATACAGGGATAgatttcctcttaatgaaatacgtgctcaggcacggtcgtgaaaaaaaaagtaatacAGGGATAAAGGATGATCAAATGTGGTCTTCCCTCAGCAATCTAAAATTCTTCAGTCTTTCAGATTTACTACAAGCAGATGGCAGTGTCCAAATCATTCAAGAAGCTACTCAATATTGAAAAAAGATGGAATTCACTGGAGTAACTTTAGTAAATACTTCAACATACTGACATTCAAGTAGCATGTATAAAATTGCAAATCTCAAATAGTTGGAATACGATCCAAATATGAAGCCCATGCACTCTTCTAATCTCTCTGATTCAAAATTAAAGATTCATCAAGTTTGAaccttcagcagcagcagcagtggtagtacattttattttatttttcattatgACTAAAGGGATGTGGCACCAGGGTATCAGGTATCCCCCTGGAGATAACTAAGTTCTTGCAGCTGTAGTTCAGTACGCACGCACTAAGACCTCCAAAACGATTGCTAAATAACAAGTGACACGCACCTTAATCCTTTCATTTGCCATTAACGATCCAGCAACTAAGAAATACCGCCCTTAAATATAACAatgttcaaaaaaaatctaacaatgttcaaaaaaaaaatctaacaatgTTCAGGGGCCATTTGTATTGATAACAAAACATATTAAATCTGCAGCAGCTACTGTGATAAAACCTAACTGAACTGAGCTTATTGTCAGGAAGCATAGACCAAATTAAATTATATGATAGATAACAGTAAGACGGCACCAGAGCGGCAGAGCAAGTCACAAGATTGAATGGGAATTCAATACAAGGACATGAATGATCTGATTACCTGGATCAGGGCCCTTGGGGGCAGTGGCGCAAATCTGCTGGTTGGGGCATCCGGCGCAGGCATCCGCCTTCCCCGCATCCTCCGACTGCGTTCCGGGGCAATCTGCGCGACAGCAGACAAAGCATATTTAGAAATACTAGTAAAAAACCTCGAGCCAAGCTTGGATAGAGAAAAGCACGCGATCGGAGCTGGCGCGGAAGGCCCTAATTCGTGCGTATCAGCTAATCCTCTCCACCGAAGTTCTATTCCTCCCTTTCATCCGACACTAGACGATGCAGAGCCAGAAAAATCGACACCAAACCCATCGAACGGAGGAGGGGAGAAGAAGGAGCGAAAATCGCGGTCAGTAGAAGGAGAAAAGCAGCGATCTCTTACGCTCGTTGGCGTCCTCGGGGACGtcccctctgccgccgccgccgccgttctccATCGCCGCGTCTTCCTTCTCGAAGCTTTCCTGCCTCTGGTGTGGGGCTTCAGGTTCGGGTCGTCTTGGTGGCGGTGCAGATGGGAATGTGACGAGCAGCCGGTTGCGTTATAGCCAAGGTTTTTTTATCGGACCATTCCAccgaaccgccggccaccggttccggttaacCGGATCGAttggaccggttaccggtaaaaaccgattaaactcaaatttgaattcaaaacccgcagttataccggtttcgaacggctaaccggccggttagaccggtttaccggtccggtttgaccggttaccggtcgatttgagtggtaaccggtcggtttgaacGGTAACTgaccaaattcaattttttttcttttttagtttaaatttaaatgcccgcaaagtatactaaatgaatgtttgtataatatgttttagtctaaatgaaccctccaaccctcttttgtactacttttacattgtatttgtatacttttgtatacatgtttttttgtttaacttcaaatgctcgcaaagtatactaaatgaacgaatatttgaaaaaatttgacaccattagattcgtcgcaacttgaagtatttttaagaattttttgggatttttccatgttttggaattcaaatttaaaatttgaatttgggccggtttgaaaccggccggaaccggaaccggtccgggtcggttagaccggtaaccgcggttaccggatggttccggccggtttttttaaccctggttATAGCCCGGCCCGGGGAGCATATCGACCGTTCGATGCTGATCGGACGGACGGGAGGCTTCTGTTGTGTTGTGGTGCGGCGGTGCCCGCAGAGTCGATGGGGGTGTTCGATTACAAGTTTGCATCTGGTTCGTCGTTGCTTTCGTCATTCCCCGACCCTTATTTTCTCGAGTTGACCTTGAAACAAAACAAATTTTAAACATCTTTCAACAAAACAAATATGTTCAAAGCATATCCACAGCTGTACGCATATATCCGCGCAAATACAAGCTCAAGGTCAATTGGTTACGCATCTCATGAGACGGTTGTGCGGTAAACAAGCTGCATAACCAAACCGCGAGTATGATTGCCAGGCAGCTTCGAATGTGTGTAGGGTACAAATTGCGAAATTGTAGTACCTCTGGATCTCCCAAAGCCCCAAGGCTGCAAAAACTGATCATTCCAGATGCTACTCGTGCTGTACTTGGAAGAGGCCAAAGACTTCAACttcttttttcaaaaacaaagaaaagaaactgTAGCTTCAGGTAGCAACTGAATGCTTCATATTAAACATACTATATTCGCAAAAGTCTAATAGACGACCCGTCGCGCCAGTGACGGAGCGCGCGACCCCCGCAGCCCAGCAGGCCAACACGACGGGCCCAGGTAGCCTcgacggaggaggaggcagccCAGCGAGACCACAAACCGGCCGTTGGGCTGCAGACCGCCCCACGCTCCCCTTCGGTTTCCCCCAACGGGCAACGGCCGCCTCTTGCGACAGTGGGGAGAGGATCCTTACGGGAGGCGATTcccagccgccggcgaggagcggcggcagtgCATCCcgtcgaggagcggcggcggcgtccccccGTCGAGGAGCGGATCGGGAGATCGCTTACCCCCATGGCCGCTGCGGATTCAATGTGAGTCACAATCCCCCATCCTCCTCCCCCCTCTCACcctgccctcctcctccgccatggTGCCGCAGCCGAGCTGGAGTGCCGCCGTGGCCTCGTGGAGGGGCAGGGGCGGATCTACAGGGTATGCCGATTTGGGGCCACGGCATACCCTGCACTTCCGGCCAATACAAGGCAACTCTTATGTACTCACCAATAATTAGCATCAACTCTTTTTTGCTTTTTGAGTGCTGCTCGCCCACCCTCCAGGCTCCAGCGACTGCAAGCGGCAGCATTTGGACTAGAACCCACAGGCTAGCTCAAGTAGCAAAACTGAATGTGAGGACGTCTATTGGTTTTGCATGGTTCCGTAGATGGGAATGGCAATGGCTGCATTTGTGCCGGTGATAAAATGACCAGTGACCACCACCGATTGAATTGTTTCTGTTATATCAATTTTTAAACTTCTTCTGACAAGACATAACTAGCAATTGTTACTATATGGTGTAAAGTTTGCTAGGTTTCTGATTTGGAGAAACTGCTGGGGTCACCAGATCAAGTCCAAACTAATCCAAAAACTCCGCCCTGTCGTATACTCAATTTAacataatttttcataattttgatCACATAACTCATTCTTGTGTTCTAGAGAGTGCTTTTCAATTCATCTTTATGGCGATCTAGTAGCCATGCCGGCTTGAGTCTCCTCTTGTTCATTGAGCAATTTTAGATATTAAGATATATAACCATGCTTTCAGGTATTTACCCTTACTTAttaaattgcttggcaaattttaaTTCTTTTTATCAAATTGTTCACTGTATCTTACCAAATTATATGTTGTAGGAGCAGCATGACTTGTAgtttgttttgtattttttttactcAAAGAATGTTTTGTACTCGTTACTCAAATACTCTCTTGTTGGGTTTGCCAGCTATAATGGATGTTATTTTTAGCGGATAGACCTATGCACAAAATCCACTCTCAGTGGCAAGCTTTTTTGTTTCCCATGACTCTTAGTGTCAAGTTATGTGA
This window of the Panicum virgatum strain AP13 chromosome 1K, P.virgatum_v5, whole genome shotgun sequence genome carries:
- the LOC120707501 gene encoding cytosolic Fe-S cluster assembly factor NBP35-like; the encoded protein is MENGGGGGRGDVPEDANEHCPGTQSEDAGKADACAGCPNQQICATAPKGPDPDVVAIVERLATVKHKILVLSGKGGVGKSTFSAQLSFALAEMEHQVGLLDIDICGPSIPKMLGLEGQDIHQSNLGWSPVYVESNLGVMSIGFMLPNPDDAVIWRGPRKNGLIKQFLKDVDWGEIDYLVVDAPPGTSDEHISIVQYLQATGIDGAIIVTTPQQVSLIDVRKEINFCKKVGVPVLGVVENMSGLRQPLSDLRFVKSGESGETDATEWVLNYIREKAPELLSVVACSEVFDSSKGGAEKMCIEMGVPFLGKVPMDPQLCKAAEEGRSCFADQKCSASAPALQSIVKKLIKTE
- the LOC120707485 gene encoding glucose-6-phosphate 1-dehydrogenase, cytoplasmic isoform-like; translation: MSGGSSESSPLSGQNSFSSLSSFKDLELSSESGCLSIVVLGASGDLAKKKTFPALFHLFQQGFLQAGEVHIFGYARSNLSDDGLRERIRGYLNGASDEHLSQFLQLIKYVSGSYDSGEGFELLNNTISDYETSKNNESGSYRRLFYLALPPSVYPSVCKMIRSYCMNPSSHTGWTRVIVEKPFGKDLDSSEKLSAELGKLFEEDQLYRIDHYLGKELVQNLLVLRFANRLFLPLWNHDNIANVQIVFKEDFGTEGRGGYFDQYGIIRDIIQNHLLQVFCLVAMEKPVSLKPEHIRDEKVKVLQSVEPIQHEEVVIGQYDGYKDDPTVPDESNTPTYASVVLRVHNERWEGVPFILKAGKALNSRKAEIRVQFKDAPGDIFRCKKQGRNEFVIRLQPSEAMYMKLTVKKPGLEMATEQSELDLSYGMRYQDVKIPEAYERLILDTIRGDQQHFVRRDELRAAWEIFTPLLHDIDAGKLKSVSYKPGTRGPQEADEMSRRMGYVQTHGYIWVPPILAKF